From Micromonospora carbonacea:
GAAGTTGCCGGGCCGGGAGCTGCCCCGGCCGGACTCGATGCGGGTGACGTCGCCGGCCTCCTCGTCGATGGCGACGATCACGTCGGGACGCTCGGCGCGCAGCGCGGCGGTGAGCGCGGCGACCTGGTCGAGGTCGACGATGTTGCGGGCGAAGAGCACCACCGAGCCGAGTCCGTCGCCGAGCCACCGCAGGACCCACGGCGGCGGGGTGGTGCCGACGAATCCGGGTTGCAGGACGGCGGCCGCCAGGCTCGCCAGGTTCCCCGTCGGTGCGCTGCTCATGCGGCTGCCGTACCCCCGTCTTGGGCCGTGTCGGACCGGCCGCGGGCCGCGGCGGTGCTGCCATGGTCACACCACCGCCGGCAAATAGTCAATAAACCTTACTGTTACTGTCTGGCGCGGTCCGGCCCTTCGTGGGAGAGTTCCCACATGCCTGTCCCGCCGCTCGCCGACGCCACCAGCGCGGCCGACGTGCCCGGCGTCCGCCTGCTCGGCCTGATCGTCGGCGGCCTCCTGCTGCTCGCCGCGATCCGGGCCATGTTCGGCCGCCGCTGACCACCGCCGCCGCGCCGCGCCACCGGCACGGCGCGGCGCAGGAAACGCCGGGAAGGGTCCCCGGTGCGGCAGAAGGCGTCGACAGGGGCGTTTCCTTCCGCTCCGCCGGGTTTCGGGGATGATCGGCCCGGGTACCTCCGGCCCTCGATGAAGCTGTCCACGCACTCGATGACGTTGCGCCGCGCGGCGCGGAGCCTCTTCGGCTGGAAAGCGCTGCGGCCCAACCAGCTCGCCGCCATGCGCGCGGTGATGAAGCGACGCGACGCCCTGGTGGTGCTGCCCACCGGTGCCGGCAAGTCGGCGATCTACCAGATCCCGGCCAGCCTGATCCCCGGCCCGACCGTGGTGATCTCCCCCCTGCTCGCCCTCCAGCAGGACCAGATCGCGGCCCTCAACGAGCGCCGCCGCCCCGAGCTGCGGGCGGTGCGGATCAGCTCGGACGAGACGCCCGCCCAGCAGGCGGAGGCGATCGACGAGATCCGCGCGGGCCGGGCCGAGTTCCTGTTCATCACGCCGGAGCAGTTGGCCAACCCCGACCGGATGGCCGAGGTCAGGTCGCTCAGGCCGGCGCTCGTGGCGATCGACGAGGCGCACTGCATCTCGGCCTGGGGGCACGACTTCCGCCCCGACTACCTGGCGCTGGGGCACCTCATCGAGGGCATCGGCCGGCCCCCCGTGGTGGCCCTGACCGCCACCGCCTCCCCGCCGGTACGCGACGACATCGTCGCCCGGCTGCGGCTGCGCGACGCCGAGGTGGTCGTCTCCGGGCTGGACCGGCCGAACCTGTTCCTGGAGGTCGCGCACTGCCCCACCGAGGACTACCGGTGGCGGCGGCTGCTCGCCCTGCTGCGCGAGGACGGCCGCCCCGGGATCATCTACGTGCCGACCCGGCGGGCGGCCGAGGAGCTGGCCGCCCGGCTCACCGACGCCGGCTTCCCGGCCGAGTTCTACCACGGCGGGATGCCCGCCGGGGCGCGCGGCGAGCTGCACGAGGCGTTCCTCGCCGACCGAGTGCCCATCATGGTGGCCACCTCGGCGTTCGGCATGGGCATCGACAAGCCGAACATCGCCTGGGTGGTGCACATGGCGCTGCCGGACTCGCCGGACAGCTACTTCCAGGAGATCGGCCGGGCCGGGCGCGACGGGGAGCCGGCCCGGGTGCTGCTGCTGTGGCAGGCCGAGGACGTCGGCCTGCAACGCTTCTTCACCGGCGGCCTGCCGGACGCCACCGAGCTGCGCGACCTGGCGGCCCTGCTGCGGCGCAAGCCGGCCAGCAAGAAGGAGCTGCGGGAGGCGACCGGCCTGGGGCCGCGCAAGCTGGGCCAGTATCTCGCCCTGCTGGAGCAGGTCGGCGCCGCCGAGCCCCGGTCGCGGCAGCGCATCGGCGCGCCCCGGTACTCGCCGACGCCGGTCGAGGCCGGCGACGCGGCGCGGGCCGAGGCGGAGCGCCAGCAGACCGTCACCCGGTCGCGGACGGACATGATGCGGGCCTTCGCGGAGACGACCGGCTGCCGGGGGCAGGCGCTGCTGGCGTACTTCGGTGAGCAGATGACGCGGGTCTGCGGGCACTGCGACAACTGCCTCGCCGGCACCAGCGTCGCCGACGACGGCGCGAGCGGGCCGTTCCCGGTGCACAGCAAGGTGCGCCACCCCGAGTGGGGGCCCGGCATGGTGCTCAGCTACGAGGAGGACCGGATGACGGTGCTCTTCGAGGAGGTCGGTTACAAGACGCTGTCGGTGCGCGTGGTGTCCGAACAGGGCCTGTTGACCCTCGACTAGCCTGAGCCGGGCCATCAGGCCACGGCAGCGGGACGGACCACCGTGCCCACGGCACAGAGATGCAACGACGAGAGGAGCGCGGTCGTGATCGAACAGCCGGCGTACACCGGGTTCGGTTTCTCCGACGAGGAGTGGGGGCTGCTGGTCGGCCTGCCGCAGTCGGTGCTGACCGCGGCGAGCGCCGCCGAACACGACAGCGCCCGCCGCACCATGGCCGAGAACGCGGCCGGGTTGGAGAGCATCGCCACGGGCCGTGAGTCGGGCAGCCCGCTCGTGGCCGCCGTGGCCGGCGAGATCGTGGCCCGGGTGGGTGACCCCGAGGCCGGCGAGGAGCTGCCGGTGATCGCGCCGGCGGACCCGCGGGCGGTGATCGAGGACGTGCTGAACCGGGCGGCCTCGGCGGCCCGGCTGCTGGCCGAGAAGGTCGACGAGGGCGAGGCCGGCGCCTACAAGCACTGGCTCGTGGAGATCGCCGAGCACGTGGTGAGCGCGGCCTCCAGCGGCGGGATCCTGGGCCTCGGCGGCGACGTGGTGAGCGACTCCGAGCGGCGCTTCCGCGACCGGCTCTCCCAGGTCCTCAACGACTGAGCCGACGACGGGCGTCCGATCGCCAATGCCGCTGGCGGCTGCCGCCCCACGGACAGCGGACGATCGGACGCCTGCCCGGGTGCCCGCCCCGCGCCCGGCCCGGGTCAGCCGCCGGCCTTGTCCAGCTCGACCAGGTCGTCGGAGCGGGCGAGGCCCGACGGCCCGCGCCGCGTCCGACCCGGCGGCGCTCCCCGCCGAGCCGGGCGTCGACAATGGAGGGAGGCGACGACGGGGAGACGCTGATGGGTGGGTTGCGCACCGAGCGGCTGGACACGACGGCGCTGCCGGCGCCCGAACGCTGGCCGTTCTTCACGGAACTCGCCTCCCGTGCCTCCGCCCCGATGGCGATGGACAGCGAGCACACGGCGGACTTCCGGGCCGACGTCGACATGGTGGCGCTGGGCGAGGTGGAGCTGTGCCGGTTCCACTACCAGTCCCTGGTCGGCCGGCGCACCCCGCGCCTGATCCGGCAGGCCGATCCGGAGGTCTTCCAGATCGCCCTCACCCTCGCCGGCACCAGCGTCATCGGTGCCGGCCGGGGCACGAACGCGATCCCCGTCGGCGACCTGACCCTGGTCGACTGGGCGCGCCCCCACCGACTCGTGCACTCGGGCCGGGGCGACGAACGGGCCCAGGCCAGCGCCGTCACCGCGCTGGTGCCCCGCGCCCGCCTGCCGCTGCCTCCCGACCGGGTCGGCGGGCTGAGCGCGGCGCGGATGTCGGGCACCGAGGGCCCGGGCGCGCTGCTGGCCCAGCACCTGCTCCAGATCACCGGGCATCCCGAACAGTTCCGGGCCGCCGACGCGCCCCACCTGGCCGACGTCACCCTCACCCTGATCTCCCTGCTGCTGGCCCGCCACCTCGACGACGAGCCCCGGCTCCCGGCCGAGATGCGCCAGCAGGCGCTGCTCACCCAGGTCCACGACTTCATCGAACGCCACCTCGACGATCCGGACCTGTCGCCCCGGGCCGTCGCCGACGCCCACCACGTCGCCCTGCGTACCCTGCACCGCCTCTTCGCCGACGAGGAGGAATCGGTCGGCGGGGCCATCCGTCGCCGTCGGCTGGAGCGCTGCCGGCGGGACCTGGCGGACCCGCTGCTGCGCGACCGGCCCGTCCAGGCCATCGCCGCCCGCTGGGGCTTCCGCGACAAGGCGCACTTCAGCCGCGCCTTCCGTGCCGCGTACGGCCTCAGCCCCCGGGCCTGGCGGGAGAGCGCCCGGCCGGGGACCGGCTGACCCGGGGCGCGGCGGCGCCCACCCGCGCGGCACGGATCGTCAACCACCTGGCACGCTGGGTCAACTCCCCGACCGGTTCCGCTCAGATACTGGGTACGGGCCGGACTCGGGGCAACCCCGCGGCGGCCCGCACGTAACGGGGGCCGCGGCGAGCGCCCGCGACAACCCGGTCGCGGGCGGCCGCCCGGTGCCGCCGGGCCCCTGGGCGGGGCGTCAGGCGTCCGCCAGCAGCTCCAGCACCCGCCGCTCCGCCTCCGCGCGGGGGGTCCCCGGCACGACCGGGGCGACCACCCCGTCGTGGAACAGGTCCACCACCCGGGGGTCCACGTACGAGGTGCGGGCCACGGTCGCCGTGTTGCCCAGCAGCTCCGCGACCTGCCGCATCACCGCCGCCACCGCCCGGCGGCGGGCCGTCACGGACCGGGCCGGCACGTGGCCCGCCAGCTCGGTGGCCGCCAGCACGGTGGCATGCCAGGTGCGGAAGTCCTTCGCGGTCATCTCGCCGCCGCTGGCGTCGCGCAGGTAGTCGTTGACCTCGTCGCTGCGCACGTCCCGCCAGCCCCGGCCGTCCCAGTAGCCGAACAGCCGGTCGGCGGCGCGCCGGCGGCGGCGCAGGTTGGCCAGCACCCGGCACAGCTGCGGGTCCTCGATGCGCCGCACCTGTTCGACGCCGCCCTTGGCGGGGAACGCGAAGACCACGCAGCCGCCCCGGCTGCGCGCGTGCTCGGGGCGCAGCGTGGCCACGCCGAAGGTGGCGTCGTCGCCGACGGCGTACTGGTCGCTGCCGACGCGGAACGTGCCCATGTCGAGCAGCCGGGTGACCGTGGCCAGCACCCGGTCCCGGTTCAGCCCCCGGCCGGTCAGGTCCCGCCCCACCCGCTCGCGCAGCACGGGCAGCCGCCGGGCGACCTCCAGCACGTGGTCGAACTTCTCCTCGTCGCGCTGCTGCCGCCAGCGGGGGTGGTAGAGGTACTGCTTGCGCCCGGCCGCGTCGACCCCGGTGGCCTGGATGTGCCCGTTGGGGTGGGGCGAGATCCACACGTCCCGCCAGGCCGGCGGGATCACCAGCTCCCGCAGCCGGCCCAGCTCGTCGGGGTCGCGCACCGGGTCGCCGGCCGGGTCGAGGAACAGCCATCCCCGGCCGCGCCGCAGGCGGCCGTATCCGGGCCTGCCCGGGTCGCTACGCCGTAACCGCACCGGCAACTCGCACCGCCTGTTCCGCCTCCGCCACGGCGGCCAGCACCTCGCCGACGCCGATCGCCGCCAACGCCGGATCGGTTCCTACCCCGGCGGACGGGGACCAGTCCCCCGCCGGACCGCCGCCGCGGGGCGTCCCCGCCCACAGCGCCCGGTGCCACGGCCGCTCCGGCGGCGGCCCCCACCGGCCCGGCGGGACCGGGCCGAACAGGACCACCGACGGGGTGCCGTAGCCGGTGGCGAGGTGGGCGACGCCGGTGTCGCCGCTGACCACGAGGCGGGCGTGCGCCACCAGGGCGGCCAGCCCGCCGAGGTCCGTGCGGCCGGCGAGCACCGCGTCCGGGGCGAGCCCCGCCCGCCGGGCCACCCGCCCGGCCAGCGCCCGCTCGTCGGCCGACCCGGTGACCACGACCCGGTGACCGCGCCCGGCCAGGGCGCGGGCCACCGCCGCGAAGCGTCCGGGGGGCCAGCGCTTCGCCGGGATCTTGCTGCCCGGGTGCACGATGCTCACCCCGGCCGGGACCGGGCCGGCGGGCGGGCGGCGCAGGGCGAGGTCGGCGCGGTCGGCGAGGATGCCGTACCAGGCGAGCAGGCGGCACCAGCGGTCGACCTCGTGCTCGTCGGGCCGCCAGTCGGGGCCGTCGACGTGCCCGGCGTCGGGGTGGGCGAACGCGAGCAGCCGGCGCGGTCGGGCGGCGGCGAGCAGCCGGTGCGACTGCGGGCCGCGCCCGTGCAGGTTGACGGCCAGGTCCGGGGGCGGGTCGGGCCGGTCGAGGGGGGCCAGTCCGGCCGCCGGCACGAGCCGGTCGACGCCGCCGACGAGGTCGACCAGGGGGGCCAGCCAGGCGGGCGCGGCCAGGGCGAGTTCCCGGTCGGGGTGGGCGGCGCGCAGCGCGCGCAGCGCGGGCACGGCGGTGGCGAGGTCGCCGACGCCGAGGGCGCGCAGGGCGAGGATCACGGGTACGACGACTCCCGCTCGGCGCAGACGACCAGCTCGCGCACGGCGCTGCCGGGCGGCTGGGAGAGGGCGAACAGGACGGCGGCGGCCGTGTCGGCGGGGTCGTTCAGGCTGGCGTCGGGGCCGGGCCGGTACTGGGGATCGCGTTCGTCGAAGAACGCGGTGCGCATGCCGCCGGGGACGAGCAGGGTGACGCCGACGGAGCCGGCGAGTTCGGCGGCGAGGGCGCGGGTGAAGCCGACGACGCCGAACTTGGCGGCGCAGTAGGCGGTGGCGTCGCTGACGGCCTTGACGCCGAGGGTGGAGGCGACGGTGACCACGTTGCCCCGGGCCGCCTCCAGCCAGGGCAGGGCGGCCCGGACGACGGCGGCGGTGGAGAGCAGGTCGACGGTGACGATGCGGTCCCAGGTGTCGCCGGGGACGTCGGCGAGCCGGCCGGGCACGTCGATGCCGGCGGCGGTGACGACGGCGTCGAGGCCGCCGGAGCGTTCG
This genomic window contains:
- a CDS encoding RecQ family ATP-dependent DNA helicase; translated protein: MKLSTHSMTLRRAARSLFGWKALRPNQLAAMRAVMKRRDALVVLPTGAGKSAIYQIPASLIPGPTVVISPLLALQQDQIAALNERRRPELRAVRISSDETPAQQAEAIDEIRAGRAEFLFITPEQLANPDRMAEVRSLRPALVAIDEAHCISAWGHDFRPDYLALGHLIEGIGRPPVVALTATASPPVRDDIVARLRLRDAEVVVSGLDRPNLFLEVAHCPTEDYRWRRLLALLREDGRPGIIYVPTRRAAEELAARLTDAGFPAEFYHGGMPAGARGELHEAFLADRVPIMVATSAFGMGIDKPNIAWVVHMALPDSPDSYFQEIGRAGRDGEPARVLLLWQAEDVGLQRFFTGGLPDATELRDLAALLRRKPASKKELREATGLGPRKLGQYLALLEQVGAAEPRSRQRIGAPRYSPTPVEAGDAARAEAERQQTVTRSRTDMMRAFAETTGCRGQALLAYFGEQMTRVCGHCDNCLAGTSVADDGASGPFPVHSKVRHPEWGPGMVLSYEEDRMTVLFEEVGYKTLSVRVVSEQGLLTLD
- a CDS encoding helix-turn-helix domain-containing protein; this encodes MEGGDDGETLMGGLRTERLDTTALPAPERWPFFTELASRASAPMAMDSEHTADFRADVDMVALGEVELCRFHYQSLVGRRTPRLIRQADPEVFQIALTLAGTSVIGAGRGTNAIPVGDLTLVDWARPHRLVHSGRGDERAQASAVTALVPRARLPLPPDRVGGLSAARMSGTEGPGALLAQHLLQITGHPEQFRAADAPHLADVTLTLISLLLARHLDDEPRLPAEMRQQALLTQVHDFIERHLDDPDLSPRAVADAHHVALRTLHRLFADEEESVGGAIRRRRLERCRRDLADPLLRDRPVQAIAARWGFRDKAHFSRAFRAAYGLSPRAWRESARPGTG
- a CDS encoding DNA topoisomerase IB, which translates into the protein MRLRRSDPGRPGYGRLRRGRGWLFLDPAGDPVRDPDELGRLRELVIPPAWRDVWISPHPNGHIQATGVDAAGRKQYLYHPRWRQQRDEEKFDHVLEVARRLPVLRERVGRDLTGRGLNRDRVLATVTRLLDMGTFRVGSDQYAVGDDATFGVATLRPEHARSRGGCVVFAFPAKGGVEQVRRIEDPQLCRVLANLRRRRRAADRLFGYWDGRGWRDVRSDEVNDYLRDASGGEMTAKDFRTWHATVLAATELAGHVPARSVTARRRAVAAVMRQVAELLGNTATVARTSYVDPRVVDLFHDGVVAPVVPGTPRAEAERRVLELLADA
- a CDS encoding glycosyltransferase family 9 protein is translated as MILALRALGVGDLATAVPALRALRAAHPDRELALAAPAWLAPLVDLVGGVDRLVPAAGLAPLDRPDPPPDLAVNLHGRGPQSHRLLAAARPRRLLAFAHPDAGHVDGPDWRPDEHEVDRWCRLLAWYGILADRADLALRRPPAGPVPAGVSIVHPGSKIPAKRWPPGRFAAVARALAGRGHRVVVTGSADERALAGRVARRAGLAPDAVLAGRTDLGGLAALVAHARLVVSGDTGVAHLATGYGTPSVVLFGPVPPGRWGPPPERPWHRALWAGTPRGGGPAGDWSPSAGVGTDPALAAIGVGEVLAAVAEAEQAVRVAGAVTA
- a CDS encoding SDR family oxidoreductase — encoded protein: MSASAPGAGPTVLVTGGSSGLGAAVVAAVAKSGGRPVVLDRQAPADGVPWVECDLADPRAAEDATRHLAERSGGLDAVVTAAGIDVPGRLADVPGDTWDRIVTVDLLSTAAVVRAALPWLEAARGNVVTVASTLGVKAVSDATAYCAAKFGVVGFTRALAAELAGSVGVTLLVPGGMRTAFFDERDPQYRPGPDASLNDPADTAAAVLFALSQPPGSAVRELVVCAERESSYP